One window of Sulfurospirillum sp. 1612 genomic DNA carries:
- the clpA gene encoding ATP-dependent Clp protease ATP-binding subunit ClpA produces MVSQELNILFSDALKFVKEHHYEYITIEHLFFSMLKNKSILEVLHYCHADVDALSDSLRKHFSMYSPMVVTKEDYEPYESIALSRVIENMMLHSKSSGKIEASVYDLLVSIFQEENSFSASLLEKQGISRLEILEAITHVSAPENKEASQEEGALQKYCINLTLLAKEQQLDPLIGRADECDRVIQVLCRRKKNNPLLVGEPGVGKTAVVEGIAQMIVEQKVPDILADASLYALDMGALLSGTKYRGDFEKRLKEILSELEKEDKAILFIDEIHTIVGAGATSGGSMDLSNLLKPSLASGKMKCIGATTYGEFRNFFDKDRALSRRFSKIDIDEPSLDDSYKILLGLKERYEQHHGVKYPHSVLKTTVELAKKYINDRFLPDSAIDLIDEVGASFHLLKRKRKSVSIGDIENILEKIAHMPNRHVNADEGEVIENLEKNLKSKVFGQDDAIHALVRAIKRSRAGLGNQQAPIGSFLFAGPTGVGKTEVAKQLASELGVHFERYDMSEYMEKHTVSRLIGAPPGYVGFEEGGQLTESIKKHPYSVLLLDEIEKAHPDLLNVLLQIFDGAVLTDNNGIKTDFRNVIIIMTSNLGSKEGVHVGFQKEETFQADRAIKDFFAPEFRNRLDDIIHFTSLSEAIMIPIVQKMIDELEAQLRDKKITIKVSLAAKKYLAQEGYSTELGARVMRRVIQEKIKTPLSDEILFGKLKKGGTVSIDYKKKDLTFRYGH; encoded by the coding sequence ATGGTCAGTCAAGAATTAAATATACTTTTTAGTGATGCCCTAAAATTTGTCAAAGAACATCATTATGAATACATCACAATAGAACATCTGTTTTTCTCAATGCTAAAAAATAAATCCATCTTGGAGGTGTTACACTACTGCCATGCTGATGTGGATGCCCTCTCAGATTCTCTTCGCAAACACTTCAGTATGTACTCTCCTATGGTGGTAACCAAAGAAGATTATGAGCCTTATGAGAGTATCGCGCTCTCTCGAGTCATCGAAAATATGATGCTTCACTCAAAATCAAGCGGCAAGATAGAAGCGAGTGTTTATGATCTCTTGGTCTCCATCTTTCAAGAAGAAAATTCTTTTAGTGCCTCATTACTAGAAAAACAAGGGATTAGCCGACTAGAAATCTTAGAAGCCATCACCCATGTGAGTGCTCCTGAGAACAAAGAGGCATCGCAAGAAGAGGGCGCGTTGCAAAAATACTGCATCAACCTCACCCTGCTTGCAAAAGAACAGCAGTTAGACCCTTTAATCGGTCGTGCAGATGAGTGTGATCGGGTGATTCAAGTCTTATGCAGGAGAAAGAAAAACAATCCACTATTAGTCGGAGAACCCGGTGTGGGTAAAACAGCCGTCGTTGAAGGTATCGCACAAATGATTGTTGAGCAAAAGGTTCCTGATATCTTAGCCGATGCCTCATTATATGCGCTAGATATGGGGGCACTCTTATCCGGTACAAAATATCGAGGTGATTTTGAAAAAAGGCTCAAAGAGATTTTGAGTGAATTAGAAAAAGAAGACAAAGCCATCTTGTTTATCGATGAGATTCACACCATCGTCGGAGCCGGAGCGACTAGTGGGGGGTCGATGGATCTCTCCAATCTCTTAAAACCCTCCCTAGCCAGTGGCAAGATGAAGTGTATCGGGGCGACGACTTATGGAGAATTTCGAAATTTCTTTGACAAAGACCGCGCCCTTAGTCGTAGATTTTCAAAAATTGATATAGATGAGCCAAGTTTGGATGATAGTTACAAAATCCTCCTCGGTCTCAAAGAGCGTTACGAACAACATCATGGGGTCAAATACCCGCACTCTGTCTTAAAAACGACAGTAGAACTCGCAAAAAAATATATCAATGACCGCTTTTTACCTGATTCTGCGATTGATCTCATCGATGAAGTGGGGGCATCGTTTCATTTGTTAAAACGCAAGCGAAAAAGTGTCAGCATTGGTGATATTGAAAATATTTTAGAAAAAATCGCGCACATGCCAAATCGTCATGTTAATGCCGATGAGGGTGAAGTGATTGAAAATCTGGAAAAAAATCTCAAATCAAAAGTATTTGGACAAGATGATGCGATTCATGCCCTCGTTCGTGCTATCAAGCGCTCTCGTGCCGGTTTAGGAAACCAACAAGCCCCAATCGGGTCTTTTTTATTTGCAGGACCTACGGGTGTGGGGAAAACAGAAGTGGCCAAACAGTTAGCCAGTGAATTGGGTGTGCATTTTGAGCGTTATGATATGAGTGAATATATGGAGAAACATACCGTGAGCAGACTCATCGGGGCGCCTCCAGGTTATGTCGGATTTGAAGAGGGCGGTCAGTTGACTGAGAGCATCAAAAAACATCCGTATTCTGTGTTATTGCTAGATGAAATCGAAAAAGCGCATCCGGATTTGTTAAATGTTCTGTTGCAGATTTTTGATGGTGCTGTATTGACAGACAATAATGGTATCAAGACCGATTTTAGAAATGTCATCATTATCATGACATCAAATCTGGGTTCCAAAGAGGGCGTTCATGTGGGATTCCAAAAAGAGGAAACCTTCCAAGCAGACCGAGCTATCAAGGACTTTTTTGCCCCAGAATTTAGAAATAGATTGGATGATATTATCCATTTTACCTCTTTGAGTGAAGCGATTATGATCCCAATTGTTCAAAAGATGATTGATGAATTAGAAGCACAATTGAGAGATAAAAAAATCACCATCAAAGTGAGTCTTGCCGCCAAAAAATACTTAGCCCAAGAAGGGTACAGTACCGAGTTGGGCGCGCGTGTCATGAGACGGGTGATTCAAGAGAAAATCAA
- a CDS encoding ATP-dependent Clp protease adaptor ClpS, with product MAKINEEFESDCAEQLELHEPRLYKVRLLNDDFTSMDFVIMILMELFHFNSEKAAAIMFKIHEEGSAVCGIFTYEIAETKVSQVHALAKEHNFPLRAIMEEE from the coding sequence ATGGCAAAAATCAATGAAGAATTTGAAAGTGATTGTGCGGAACAATTAGAGTTACATGAACCAAGATTATATAAAGTCCGATTATTAAATGACGATTTTACCAGTATGGATTTTGTTATCATGATACTGATGGAATTGTTTCATTTTAATAGTGAAAAAGCGGCGGCCATCATGTTTAAGATTCATGAAGAAGGATCGGCTGTTTGCGGTATTTTTACCTACGAGATTGCTGAGACGAAAGTCTCTCAAGTACATGCATTGGCAAAAGAACACAACTTTCCGCTACGTGCTATTATGGAAGAGGAGTAG
- the smpB gene encoding SsrA-binding protein SmpB — MGETIARNKKAYHDYEILEKYEAGIELKGSEVKAIRLGRVNLKDSFVKIIKGEAFLFGMHVSHMSSVNMHFAPDERRDRKLLLHKRELQKLEAKVKKDGLSIVALSIYFNSKNFAKLQIALVKGKALHDKREALKEKDAKRETARAMKDYR; from the coding sequence ATGGGTGAAACAATAGCAAGAAATAAAAAAGCATATCATGATTATGAGATACTAGAGAAGTATGAAGCTGGAATCGAATTAAAAGGTAGTGAGGTCAAAGCCATACGATTAGGACGGGTCAATCTCAAAGATTCCTTTGTCAAAATCATCAAAGGAGAGGCATTTTTGTTTGGGATGCATGTCTCACATATGAGTAGTGTGAATATGCATTTTGCGCCTGATGAGAGAAGAGACCGAAAGCTCCTTTTACACAAAAGAGAGCTACAGAAGTTAGAAGCGAAAGTCAAAAAAGACGGCTTGAGTATCGTAGCGCTTAGTATCTATTTTAATTCGAAAAACTTTGCTAAATTACAAATCGCTCTTGTGAAGGGTAAGGCGCTTCATGATAAACGAGAAGCACTCAAAGAAAAAGACGCCAAACGAGAGACAGCCAGAGCGATGAAAGATTACAGGTAG